The Tripterygium wilfordii isolate XIE 37 chromosome 5, ASM1340144v1, whole genome shotgun sequence genome window below encodes:
- the LOC119998631 gene encoding auxin-responsive protein SAUR36 produces the protein MKITMGRILRRCLNRWRKTRSEVIPCAACECCCQWGFWSSIQEGNSIPKDVPKGHLVVYVGENHKRFVIKVSLLKHPLFRALLDQARDEYDFSTDSKLCIPCNENLFLDVVRCACSPQDIRMFLCLQGIHPRTLCENSIDS, from the coding sequence ATGAAGATAACGATGGGGAGGATTCTAAGGAGATGCCTAAACAGATGGAGAAAGACAAGGAGTGAAGTCATACCGTGTGCAGCCTGTGAGTGCTGCTGTCAATGGGGTTTCTGGTCTTCCATTCAAGAAGGCAACTCAATTCCCAAAGATGTGCCAAAGGGTCATTTGGTAGTTTATGTAGGGGAGAACCATAAGCGTTTTGTGATCAAAGTCAGCTTGCTCAAGCACCCACTCTTCAGGGCATTGCTTGATCAAGCTCGAGATGAATATGATTTCAGTACCGATTCGAAGCTCTGTATTCCCTGCAATGAGAATCTCTTCCTTGATGTCGTTCGATGTGCTTGCTCACCGCAGGACATACGAATGTTCCTGTGCCTTCAGGGAATTCATCCACGGACTCTCTGCGAAAATTCGATTGATTCATGA
- the LOC119998405 gene encoding RNA-binding protein CP29B, chloroplastic-like: MASTVATSSLVLPSLNPNKISPGNSKPTSISLFCHSSFKPISASASFSRSLTSFAFQPLSSRFLAKVSISSELGEEETFSEEEDGPSFAPDVKLFVGNLPFSVDSSDLADLFGSSGTVEMVEVIYDKNSGRSRGFGFVTMSSPQEAEAAAQQFNGYELDGRALRVNAGPPPPKDSSFRGSRFGGGGTSFGGGGGASYGTSNRLYVSNLPWNVDDLALQNLFSEQGKVVEAKVVYDRDNGRSRGFGFVTYSHSEEVDNAIENLNGAELAGRSIRVSVAESKPRRQF; this comes from the exons ATGGCTTCAACTGTTGCTACTTCTTCTCTGGTCCTTCCATCTCTAAACCCCAATAAGATATCTCCTGGGAATTCTAAACCCACTTCTATTTCCTTATTCTGTCATTCCTCCTTTAAGCCAATCTCGGCTTCAGCTTCATTTTCTCGCTCCTTGACTTCGTTTGCCTTTCAACCTCTGTCATCTCGTTTTCTGGCAAAGGTTTCCATTTCTTCGGAGCTTGGGGAGGAAGAGACCTTCAGTGAGGAAGAAGATGGGCCTAGCTTCGCTCCTGACGTTAAACTCTTTGTGGGTAACCTTCCTTTCAGTGTTGACAGTTCCGACCTGGCTGATCTCTTCGGGAGCTCTGGAACTGTTGAGATGGTCGAG GTGATTTATGACAAGAATTCTGGGAGAAGCAGAGGATTTGGTTTTGTCACCATGTCAAGTCCTCAAGAAGCTGAGGCAGCCGCTCAGCAGTTCAATGGCTAT GAATTGGATGGGAGGGCATTGAGAGTGAATGCCGGACCTCCCCCACCAAAGGACTCTTCTTTCAGAGGGTCCAGATTTGGTGGAGGTGGCACATCttttggtggaggtggtggtgcaTCTTATGGCACATCCAATCGTCTCTATGTCAGTAACCTCCCCTGGAACGTTGATGATTTAGCTCTTCAGAACCTATTCAGTGAGCAGGGAAAGGTTGTGGAAGCCAAGGTTGTCTATGATAGGGATAATGGTAGATCTCGGGGCTTTGGATTTGTTACCTACTCTCATTCTGAGGAGGTTGACAATGCCATCGAGAACTTGAATGGCGCT GAGTTGGCAGGCAGATCAATTAGAGTCTCTGTGGCAGAATCTAAACCTAGACGTCAATTTTGA